The Microbacterium sp. LWO12-1.2 genome includes a window with the following:
- a CDS encoding ABC transporter ATP-binding protein, which produces MSLIEARGLSRDFFVPKRSTFERTRTHTALAPTDLDVSEGSSVGIIGESGSGKSTLIRLLLGLDHPTAGTVSVDGRTVDATASAKSLHWLRRESGLVFQDPYASLDPRMSAGQIVGEPLWALDISGDRRARVREVLAQVGLEPEMADRYPHEFSGGQRQRIALARAIVHRPRILVGDEPLSALDVTVRAQILELLIELRRTTDLTLVLVSHDIGVVQNLCDTVVVMKDGAIVERGTTHDVLLHPQHDYTKALLSAIPVIPSGDSGNAAS; this is translated from the coding sequence GTGAGCCTGATCGAAGCACGCGGACTGAGCCGCGATTTCTTCGTGCCCAAGCGGTCGACGTTCGAGCGCACCCGCACGCACACCGCCCTCGCGCCGACCGACCTGGATGTGAGCGAAGGCTCGTCGGTCGGCATCATCGGCGAGTCCGGGTCGGGCAAGTCGACGCTGATCCGTCTGCTGCTGGGCCTCGACCATCCCACCGCCGGCACGGTGAGCGTCGACGGCCGGACGGTGGATGCCACGGCCTCCGCGAAGTCGCTGCACTGGCTGCGCCGGGAGAGCGGGCTGGTGTTCCAGGATCCCTACGCATCCCTCGACCCCCGCATGTCGGCGGGACAGATCGTCGGCGAGCCGCTGTGGGCCCTCGACATCTCGGGCGACCGCCGTGCGCGCGTGCGCGAGGTGCTGGCGCAGGTGGGGCTCGAACCCGAGATGGCTGATCGCTACCCGCACGAGTTCTCCGGCGGGCAGCGCCAGCGGATCGCACTCGCCCGCGCGATCGTGCACCGCCCGCGCATCCTGGTCGGCGATGAACCGCTCTCAGCACTCGACGTGACGGTGCGCGCGCAGATCCTCGAGCTGCTCATCGAACTGCGCCGCACCACCGACCTGACGCTGGTGCTCGTGTCGCACGACATCGGCGTGGTGCAGAACCTGTGTGACACAGTGGTGGTGATGAAGGATGGCGCGATCGTCGAGCGCGGCACCACGCACGACGTACTGCTGCACCCCCAGCACGACTACACCAAGGCACTGCTCTCCGCGATCCCGGTGATCCCCTCAGGCGACTCGGGGAACGCCGCGAGCTAG
- a CDS encoding ABC transporter ATP-binding protein, with protein sequence MTLSVQDLVIEIDGRPVVDGISFEVPDGARLGLIGESGSGKSLTALAVLGLLPDGATASGSIRWNGTELIGMPDRELARLRGDDIGIVFQEPRTALNPIRTVGRQIAESIRIHERIGRREARERAIAEAARVRLPDPASIVERYPHQLSGGQRQRVAIAMALACRPKLLIADEPTTALDVTIQAEILSLLLSLVEEQGMSLVFITHDLAVLAQVATEGVVLEHGRVVEAASVKHLLTAPTSPVTQGLLRDATATLWRPDGSAQ encoded by the coding sequence ATGACACTCTCCGTGCAGGACCTGGTCATCGAGATCGATGGACGCCCGGTCGTCGACGGCATCTCCTTCGAGGTACCGGATGGCGCACGTCTCGGGCTCATCGGCGAATCCGGGTCCGGCAAGTCACTCACGGCACTGGCCGTGCTCGGCCTCCTCCCCGACGGTGCGACCGCGAGCGGCAGCATCCGCTGGAACGGCACAGAGCTGATCGGCATGCCCGACCGCGAGCTGGCCCGACTGCGCGGCGACGACATCGGCATCGTGTTCCAGGAGCCGCGGACCGCGCTCAACCCGATCCGCACCGTCGGACGGCAGATCGCGGAGTCCATCCGCATCCACGAGCGGATCGGTCGACGTGAGGCACGCGAACGGGCGATCGCCGAAGCCGCGCGCGTACGACTGCCCGACCCCGCATCGATCGTGGAGCGCTACCCGCACCAGCTCTCCGGAGGGCAGCGGCAGCGCGTGGCGATCGCGATGGCACTCGCGTGCCGCCCGAAGCTGCTGATCGCCGATGAGCCGACCACCGCGCTCGACGTGACGATCCAGGCTGAGATCCTGTCGCTGCTGCTCTCCCTCGTGGAGGAACAGGGGATGTCGCTGGTGTTCATCACGCACGACCTCGCCGTTCTCGCCCAGGTCGCCACGGAAGGCGTCGTACTGGAGCACGGACGAGTGGTCGAAGCCGCCTCCGTGAAGCACCTGCTCACGGCTCCCACATCGCCGGTCACGCAGGGACTGCTGCGCGACGCCACGGCGACGCTCTGGCGTCCGGACGGAAGTGCACAGTGA